A genomic window from Populus alba chromosome 19, ASM523922v2, whole genome shotgun sequence includes:
- the LOC118050626 gene encoding probable manganese-transporting ATPase PDR2 isoform X2: MVLRFNVGGKVVERVDLIRKKKWPWRLDILPFAIMYAIWMVTIVPSIDIVDALIVLGGLVSIHVLALLFTAWSVDFKCFVQYSKVNDIYAADSCKVTPAKFSGSKEVVPLHIRQQLM, from the exons ATGGTGTTGAGGTTTAATGTAGGAGGGAAAGTAGTGGAGAGAGTGGATTTGATAAGGAAGAAGAAATGGCCATGGAGATTAGATATTTTGCCATTTGCAATTATGTATGCGATTTGGATGGTCACTATTGTGCCGAGCATTGACATTGTTGATGCTTTAATTGTTCTTGGCGGACTCGTTTCGATTCATGTTCTGGCTTTGCTTTTCACTGCCTGGTCTGTTGATTTCAAGTGCTTTGTTCAGTATAGTAAG GTTAATGATATTTATGCTGCGGATTCATGTAAAGTTACGCCGGCGAAGTTTTCTGGTTCTAAAGAAGTTGTGCCATTGCATATTCGTCAACAa TTGATGTAG
- the LOC118050626 gene encoding probable manganese-transporting ATPase PDR2 isoform X1, with amino-acid sequence MVLRFNVGGKVVERVDLIRKKKWPWRLDILPFAIMYAIWMVTIVPSIDIVDALIVLGGLVSIHVLALLFTAWSVDFKCFVQYSKVNDIYAADSCKVTPAKFSGSKEVVPLHIRQQIVFSGE; translated from the exons ATGGTGTTGAGGTTTAATGTAGGAGGGAAAGTAGTGGAGAGAGTGGATTTGATAAGGAAGAAGAAATGGCCATGGAGATTAGATATTTTGCCATTTGCAATTATGTATGCGATTTGGATGGTCACTATTGTGCCGAGCATTGACATTGTTGATGCTTTAATTGTTCTTGGCGGACTCGTTTCGATTCATGTTCTGGCTTTGCTTTTCACTGCCTGGTCTGTTGATTTCAAGTGCTTTGTTCAGTATAGTAAG GTTAATGATATTTATGCTGCGGATTCATGTAAAGTTACGCCGGCGAAGTTTTCTGGTTCTAAAGAAGTTGTGCCATTGCATATTCGTCAACAa ATTGTTTTTTCGGGGGAGTGA